A region of Marnyiella aurantia DNA encodes the following proteins:
- a CDS encoding AraC family transcriptional regulator: MKTLRDWGLSALSDIQDEDRTINFAGYSILYTATENVHLLIFDNEVHLPPETFYFIPPDSPIQFMTDTLQAIMMWFKVDLFVDRLEFLSHIKKGIFFRNPLGWAVPNSFMPFDSIMKYYYLPTQEKVLNKLFAKNLLVNFLEFILIRTLMEYDPKMDHYRKDSHEKEMANKFIFLLLNESSFNFTAVYYADKLNISKRSLDNAVQTVYGCTTKSFIIAKALEKAKKLLRGTEIPIKNISQDLGFSEESNFSNFFKKHTGSSPREFRDHAVSQIPNLRLVKS; encoded by the coding sequence ATGAAGACTCTAAGAGACTGGGGCCTCAGTGCCCTCAGCGATATACAGGATGAGGACCGGACAATTAACTTTGCCGGTTATTCAATTCTGTATACAGCTACGGAGAATGTACATCTGCTTATTTTTGATAATGAGGTTCATTTGCCACCCGAAACATTTTACTTTATACCGCCCGACAGTCCTATTCAGTTCATGACCGATACCCTGCAGGCCATCATGATGTGGTTTAAGGTGGATCTCTTTGTAGACCGTCTGGAATTTCTGAGCCATATCAAAAAAGGGATTTTTTTTAGGAATCCTTTAGGCTGGGCGGTACCGAACAGTTTTATGCCCTTTGATTCGATTATGAAGTACTACTATCTGCCTACGCAGGAAAAGGTACTCAATAAACTTTTTGCCAAAAACCTACTTGTTAATTTCCTTGAATTTATCCTGATCCGTACGCTTATGGAATACGATCCCAAGATGGATCATTACAGGAAAGACAGTCACGAGAAGGAAATGGCAAATAAATTCATCTTCCTGCTGCTTAACGAATCCTCCTTCAATTTTACGGCGGTCTATTACGCGGATAAACTGAACATCAGTAAAAGAAGCCTGGATAATGCGGTGCAGACGGTTTATGGATGCACAACAAAGTCCTTCATCATCGCTAAGGCCTTGGAAAAGGCAAAGAAATTGCTCAGGGGTACAGAGATTCCGATCAAGAATATCAGTCAGGACCTTGGTTTTTCCGAAGAGAGTAATTTCAGTAACTTCTTTAAAAAACACACAGGCAGTTCACCGCGTGAGTTCCGCGATCATGCAGTGAGCCAGATACCGAATCTGAGATTAGTGAAGTCCTGA
- the dinB gene encoding DNA polymerase IV, translated as MNAADRKIIHVDMDAFYASVEQHDNPELKGKPVCVGGGQYGVVAAASYEARKYGIRSAMPGRIALEKCPHLIVVKPRFQRYKEISGQIRDIFYEYTDLVEPLSLDEAYLDVTENKKGISSANTIAREIRQKIFERTGLTASAGISVNKFLAKVASDYNKPNGQKTIHPTQVLEFMEKLPIEKFYGIGKVTANRMHELHIFNGADLKARSEQELTTLFGKSGKYYYNVVRGIHENPVRPHRIAKSVGVEETFWENLADEESVFEQLKTLSKELETRMLKKNVKGKALTLKIKYRDFTQYTRSKSVEEFFSDFSRLNSIALELWKLRPYDRPVRLLGLSLSNLDSHGSKKVSVQLKIPFEDI; from the coding sequence ATGAATGCTGCCGACAGAAAGATTATTCACGTTGATATGGATGCGTTTTATGCATCTGTGGAACAGCATGACAATCCGGAACTGAAGGGTAAGCCGGTTTGTGTGGGAGGCGGGCAGTATGGCGTGGTGGCAGCGGCCAGTTACGAAGCCCGGAAATATGGAATCCGCTCCGCAATGCCCGGAAGGATTGCTCTTGAAAAATGCCCGCATCTTATTGTGGTGAAACCGCGCTTCCAGCGCTATAAAGAAATCTCCGGTCAGATCCGCGATATCTTTTACGAATACACCGACCTTGTAGAACCTCTTTCTCTGGATGAAGCCTACCTGGATGTTACCGAGAACAAAAAAGGGATCTCATCAGCCAATACCATTGCCCGTGAAATAAGGCAGAAAATTTTTGAGCGCACTGGCCTGACTGCTTCAGCGGGTATATCGGTGAACAAGTTTCTGGCGAAAGTGGCCTCAGATTATAATAAACCCAACGGCCAGAAAACCATTCATCCCACGCAGGTTCTGGAATTTATGGAAAAACTGCCCATCGAAAAATTTTACGGTATTGGAAAAGTGACGGCCAACAGGATGCATGAACTGCATATCTTTAACGGTGCCGACCTGAAGGCCAGATCAGAGCAGGAGCTCACCACACTGTTCGGAAAATCCGGAAAATACTATTATAATGTGGTTCGTGGTATCCATGAAAATCCTGTAAGACCACACAGGATTGCGAAGAGTGTGGGTGTAGAGGAAACTTTTTGGGAGAATCTGGCAGATGAGGAGTCCGTATTTGAACAGCTTAAAACCCTCAGCAAAGAACTGGAGACACGTATGTTGAAAAAAAATGTGAAAGGTAAGGCACTCACCTTAAAGATTAAATACCGGGATTTTACCCAATACACCCGCTCTAAGTCGGTTGAGGAATTCTTCAGTGATTTCAGCAGGTTGAATTCTATTGCGCTGGAGTTATGGAAGTTGAGGCCGTATGACAGGCCTGTAAGGCTCCTGGGCCTTTCGCTTTCAAATCTGGACAGCCACGGGAGTAAAAAGGTTTCTGTTCAGCTTAAAATACCTTTTGAGGATATCTAA
- the pyk gene encoding pyruvate kinase — MNKYLKKTKIIATLGPATSTKEIMTDLVKAGVDIFRINFSHADYDIVRNNVKLIREINQELGSSVGILGDLQGPKLRVGVVKEGSYLNPGDILTFTNMKMEGDSKTVYMTYQDFPRDVKPGERILIDDGKLVLQVIETNEVDIVKAVTVQGGPLSSKKGVNLPNTNVSLPALTEKDIQDANFMMDLELDWIALSFVRHAQDIIDLKQLLAKHPNKIKTPIIAKIEKPEGVKNIEQILLECDGLMVARGDLGVEVPMEEVPAIQKMLVEKARNYAKPVIIATQMMETMITSLTPTRAEVNDVANSVLDGADAVMLSGETSVGRYPVEVVQNMTKIVKNIENTNFYIQKNSPIEKEFNCIDTRFITNRICLAAVRIAKSTDVEAIITLTHSGYTAFQISAHRPNSHIIVFSSNRRVTTMLNLLWGVRAYYYDAQKSTDETILQVNEMVSELGYVEEGDFVINLNATPAGKGGKTNTLRLTTI, encoded by the coding sequence ATGAATAAATATTTAAAGAAGACCAAAATTATAGCCACTTTGGGTCCGGCAACTTCCACCAAGGAAATCATGACGGATCTTGTAAAGGCAGGCGTTGATATTTTCCGTATTAATTTTTCTCACGCCGATTATGATATTGTGCGCAACAATGTTAAGCTTATCCGCGAAATTAATCAGGAACTGGGATCTTCCGTGGGTATTTTGGGTGATCTGCAGGGGCCCAAACTGCGTGTTGGTGTGGTAAAAGAAGGTTCCTATCTTAACCCGGGCGACATCCTTACGTTTACCAATATGAAGATGGAGGGAGATTCCAAGACAGTTTATATGACTTATCAGGATTTTCCCAGGGACGTAAAGCCTGGTGAAAGAATTCTTATCGATGATGGTAAACTGGTACTGCAGGTGATTGAAACCAATGAGGTGGATATTGTGAAAGCCGTGACTGTTCAGGGTGGACCTTTAAGTTCGAAAAAAGGTGTAAACCTGCCTAATACAAATGTTTCACTGCCGGCACTTACAGAAAAAGACATTCAGGACGCCAATTTTATGATGGACCTGGAGCTGGACTGGATCGCTCTGTCATTCGTGAGGCATGCACAGGACATCATTGACCTTAAACAGTTGCTGGCCAAACATCCTAATAAGATTAAGACACCTATCATCGCTAAGATTGAGAAACCTGAAGGTGTAAAGAATATTGAACAGATCTTGCTGGAATGCGACGGCCTTATGGTGGCACGTGGCGACCTTGGTGTTGAAGTTCCGATGGAAGAAGTCCCGGCCATCCAGAAAATGCTTGTGGAAAAGGCCCGGAATTATGCCAAGCCTGTAATCATCGCTACCCAGATGATGGAAACAATGATCACCAGCCTTACGCCTACGCGTGCAGAGGTTAATGATGTGGCCAACTCCGTACTTGACGGTGCTGATGCAGTGATGCTTTCCGGCGAAACGTCAGTAGGCAGATATCCGGTAGAGGTGGTGCAGAACATGACCAAAATTGTAAAGAACATTGAGAACACCAACTTCTATATCCAGAAAAACTCGCCCATTGAGAAGGAGTTTAACTGTATAGATACCAGGTTTATAACAAACAGGATTTGTCTGGCCGCTGTACGTATTGCCAAAAGTACTGATGTAGAGGCGATTATTACCCTTACTCACTCGGGATATACTGCTTTTCAGATCTCTGCGCACAGACCCAACTCGCATATCATCGTTTTCAGTTCCAACAGAAGGGTTACAACGATGCTGAATCTTCTTTGGGGCGTACGTGCCTATTATTATGACGCGCAGAAATCCACAGACGAAACCATCCTTCAGGTAAATGAAATGGTAAGCGAACTCGGTTACGTAGAGGAAGGCGATTTCGTAATTAATCTGAATGCAACACCGGCCGGTAAAGGGGGCAAGACCAATACTTTAAGACTGACAACGATTTAG
- a CDS encoding IPExxxVDY family protein has translation MDLLKLTLDDCDEDDGVIALVRLVRKIPDHEFFFHINYANSFCFERIDDLVVEGTFYTYHFSVFRGYSKESRTCFRFISNKSIFSIKNRELTELFSGEGEVKYLLEAYPDTDYILTSPDKCADFSLILLPENLCFQLQEIPLGFDERLFHTLQYYE, from the coding sequence TTGGACCTGCTCAAACTAACACTTGATGATTGTGATGAGGACGATGGAGTAATCGCTCTTGTTAGACTGGTGAGAAAAATTCCTGATCATGAGTTTTTTTTCCACATCAATTATGCTAACAGTTTTTGCTTTGAAAGGATAGATGATCTTGTGGTGGAAGGTACATTTTATACCTACCACTTCTCTGTTTTCAGAGGTTACAGTAAAGAAAGCCGTACATGCTTCCGTTTCATTAGCAATAAATCCATATTCAGTATCAAGAATAGGGAACTCACCGAGCTTTTCTCCGGTGAGGGCGAAGTGAAATATTTGCTGGAAGCTTATCCCGATACTGATTATATCCTGACTTCACCAGACAAATGTGCCGATTTTTCCCTAATTTTACTGCCTGAAAATCTGTGCTTTCAGCTGCAGGAAATTCCATTGGGTTTTGATGAGAGACTCTTCCATACACTTCAGTATTATGAATAA
- the rnc gene encoding ribonuclease III has translation MELRKYLPKFLKKRKKVLSEKDYYLSSEISRIIGCEIQNISLYREAFSLKGSSKNSEYKNYERLEFLGDSILGSIISCHLFTTYPQANEGYLTQMKSKIVNRKNLNRLGEDLRLTKFLINGHSCTLSENIAGNLFEALIGAIYLDQDYAMCERIVLDRLLTPSEINKLENKIVSYKGLLLEWSQKRKMNIRYDTCEETQVSKATVFRCTVWIGDDKIANAVESSKKKAEEKAAQRAFYVLNKKEKIIGPAQTNT, from the coding sequence ATGGAGTTACGGAAATATCTGCCTAAATTCCTTAAAAAAAGAAAAAAAGTACTTTCGGAAAAAGACTACTATCTGAGTTCAGAAATCAGCCGCATCATTGGCTGTGAGATCCAGAACATCAGTCTGTACCGCGAGGCATTTTCTTTAAAGGGTTCATCAAAGAATTCCGAATATAAAAATTATGAGCGCCTGGAATTTTTAGGCGACTCCATTTTGGGTTCCATCATCTCGTGCCATCTGTTTACGACTTATCCGCAGGCTAATGAGGGGTATCTGACCCAGATGAAATCAAAAATTGTAAACAGGAAGAATCTCAATAGATTGGGAGAAGACCTCCGGCTTACAAAATTCCTTATAAACGGTCATTCCTGCACCCTCAGCGAAAATATTGCCGGTAATCTGTTTGAGGCGCTTATCGGTGCAATATATCTGGACCAGGATTATGCCATGTGCGAACGTATCGTTTTAGACAGGCTTCTCACACCTTCCGAGATCAACAAACTTGAAAATAAGATTGTAAGTTATAAAGGTCTTTTGCTGGAGTGGAGTCAGAAACGCAAGATGAATATCCGTTATGATACCTGCGAAGAAACCCAGGTAAGTAAAGCCACTGTTTTCCGCTGCACAGTTTGGATAGGTGATGATAAAATTGCCAATGCGGTAGAATCTTCCAAGAAAAAAGCCGAAGAGAAAGCAGCTCAGCGCGCATTTTACGTTTTAAACAAGAAAGAAAAGATAATTGGACCTGCTCAAACTAACACTTGA
- the fabF gene encoding beta-ketoacyl-ACP synthase II — MELKRVVVTGFGALTPIGNNAKEYWENLVKGVSGAAPITLFDATNFKTKFACEIKNWDPLNHFDKKEAKKMDRNTQYGMVAAREAVAHSRIMEDNVDKNRVGVIWGSGIGGLETFEHEVLGWANTEIPRFNPFFIPKMIADITPGHISIEYGFHGPNYTTVSACASSANALIDSKMLIQLGKADVIVCGGSEAAVTASGVGGFNAMMALSTRNDDPTTASRPFDKDRDGFVLGEGAGCIVLEEYEHAMKRGATIYAELKGGGMSADAYHMTAPHPEGLGAHMVMKNCLEDAGISADEVDHINMHGTSTPLGDIAESNAISKLLGDHAYDIQINSTKSMTGHLLGAAGVIEAIAAVGTIMHGIVPPTINHFTDDQNIDSRLDFTFNTAVKKEVNVAMSNTFGFGGHNACVLFKKL; from the coding sequence ATGGAATTGAAAAGAGTAGTAGTTACCGGTTTTGGAGCCTTAACGCCTATTGGCAACAATGCGAAGGAATACTGGGAAAACCTTGTGAAAGGTGTGAGCGGTGCTGCTCCTATTACTCTTTTCGATGCCACAAATTTTAAAACAAAATTTGCCTGCGAAATCAAGAATTGGGATCCGCTGAATCACTTCGACAAAAAAGAAGCGAAAAAAATGGACCGCAATACCCAGTACGGAATGGTAGCTGCCCGCGAGGCCGTAGCACATTCCCGTATTATGGAAGATAACGTAGACAAGAACAGAGTAGGTGTAATCTGGGGTTCAGGTATAGGTGGACTGGAAACTTTTGAACATGAAGTTCTGGGCTGGGCCAATACCGAAATTCCAAGATTTAATCCATTCTTTATTCCGAAAATGATTGCCGATATCACACCGGGACACATCTCGATTGAATACGGTTTTCACGGACCCAACTACACTACTGTATCTGCCTGTGCTTCTTCTGCAAACGCTCTGATTGACTCCAAGATGCTTATCCAGCTGGGTAAAGCGGATGTCATTGTATGCGGCGGCTCCGAAGCTGCGGTTACTGCCAGCGGTGTGGGCGGATTTAATGCCATGATGGCACTATCTACACGTAACGACGATCCTACAACAGCTTCCAGACCCTTTGATAAAGACCGCGATGGTTTTGTACTGGGCGAAGGGGCCGGATGTATCGTTCTTGAGGAATACGAACACGCCATGAAAAGGGGCGCCACCATTTATGCCGAACTGAAAGGAGGAGGTATGAGTGCTGATGCTTACCACATGACTGCCCCACATCCTGAAGGACTGGGCGCACACATGGTAATGAAAAACTGTCTGGAAGATGCCGGTATTTCAGCAGATGAGGTAGACCATATCAATATGCACGGTACTTCAACGCCACTTGGCGATATTGCTGAGTCCAATGCTATTTCAAAACTGCTGGGCGATCATGCCTATGATATCCAGATCAACTCTACAAAATCCATGACCGGACACCTGCTTGGTGCTGCCGGAGTGATTGAGGCCATTGCAGCTGTCGGGACAATTATGCACGGTATAGTGCCCCCAACTATCAACCATTTCACGGATGATCAGAACATTGACAGCCGTCTGGATTTTACCTTTAATACAGCGGTAAAGAAAGAGGTAAATGTAGCTATGAGTAACACTTTCGGCTTTGGCGGTCACAATGCCTGTGTCCTCTTTAAGAAACTGTAA
- a CDS encoding acyl carrier protein: MSDIASRVKAIIADKLDVEETEVTPEASFTNDLGADSLDTVELIMEFEKEFNIQIPDDQAEKITTVGHAIAYIEEVVNK; encoded by the coding sequence ATGTCAGACATTGCATCAAGAGTAAAAGCTATCATCGCTGATAAGCTTGACGTTGAAGAAACGGAAGTTACCCCAGAAGCTAGCTTCACAAACGATTTGGGAGCTGATTCTTTAGATACTGTAGAACTTATCATGGAGTTCGAAAAAGAATTCAACATTCAGATTCCTGACGATCAGGCTGAAAAAATTACTACAGTAGGACACGCTATCGCGTACATCGAAGAAGTAGTAAACAAATAA